Proteins encoded in a region of the Mucilaginibacter sabulilitoris genome:
- a CDS encoding AI-2E family transporter encodes MPAKKLIAPFYERLALTLIGFLALGYLIIIGKDLLDPMVFGFIFAILLLPVSEFLEKRCRLPRSASSLVSILLLVALVFGILYLVGSQISNVASDWPMLQNQVKQSLHDLQEWIQSTFNVNAANQLSYVDKTAKKIMASGTEVLGTTFGAISSLMLFYVFIMIFTFFILLYRRLLLRFIIWVFRDENTHVVMDIVENIQSILRQYILGLLLEMVIVAAVAISIFLLIGIKYAALLGIIVGLFNIIPYIGIFTALLLSAVITFATGNIKETLFVVGGVITIHAVDANFLLPTIVGSKVRLNALISFIGIILGEMIWGLSGMFLSIPVIAIFKIIFDRIESLKPWGYLLGGDYEYKKAAAAELKVE; translated from the coding sequence ATGCCCGCGAAAAAACTGATAGCCCCATTTTATGAACGACTTGCATTAACATTAATAGGATTTCTGGCACTCGGCTACCTCATTATTATAGGTAAAGATTTGCTCGACCCTATGGTCTTTGGTTTCATATTTGCCATTTTGCTGTTACCGGTTTCGGAGTTCCTGGAAAAAAGATGCCGCCTGCCACGCAGCGCGTCGTCCCTGGTGTCTATACTATTATTAGTAGCATTGGTTTTTGGCATATTATATCTGGTAGGTTCGCAAATATCAAATGTGGCAAGTGACTGGCCCATGCTTCAAAATCAGGTTAAACAATCGCTGCATGATCTGCAGGAATGGATACAGAGCACTTTCAATGTAAACGCCGCCAATCAGTTATCATATGTAGATAAAACAGCAAAAAAGATCATGGCCTCAGGTACCGAAGTATTAGGCACCACTTTCGGGGCTATTTCGTCATTGATGCTGTTTTATGTGTTCATCATGATATTTACCTTTTTTATATTGCTTTACCGGCGCTTGCTGCTCCGTTTTATCATTTGGGTTTTCCGCGATGAAAACACTCATGTTGTGATGGATATTGTGGAGAATATTCAATCCATCCTAAGGCAATACATTCTTGGCCTGCTCCTGGAGATGGTGATCGTGGCAGCCGTAGCTATTAGTATTTTCCTGCTGATAGGAATAAAGTATGCAGCGCTGTTGGGTATTATTGTGGGCTTGTTTAATATTATACCTTATATTGGGATATTTACTGCTTTGCTGCTAAGCGCCGTGATAACATTTGCCACGGGAAACATAAAGGAAACCTTATTTGTAGTTGGAGGTGTTATAACCATACACGCGGTTGATGCTAATTTCCTGTTACCTACAATTGTTGGTTCCAAAGTAAGACTTAACGCCCTAATATCATTTATAGGCATTATATTAGGCGAAATGATATGGGGTTTATCGGGCATGTTTTTATCAATACCGGTAATTGCCATTTTCAAGATCATATTTGACCGGATTGAAAGCCTGAAACCGTGGGGATATTTGCTTGGCGGCGATTACGAATATAAGAAGGCCGCTGCCGCGGAGTTAAAGGTAGAATAA
- a CDS encoding DUF6496 domain-containing protein, translated as MAKYSEKAGEKVEKTMHEMKEGKLKSGSGKKVTSKKQAVAIGLSEARKEGAKVPKKKS; from the coding sequence ATGGCAAAGTATTCAGAAAAAGCAGGGGAGAAGGTTGAAAAAACCATGCACGAAATGAAAGAAGGCAAATTGAAGAGCGGTAGTGGTAAAAAAGTAACCAGCAAAAAACAGGCTGTTGCTATTGGCTTATCAGAAGCACGTAAAGAAGGCGCCAAAGTGCCTAAAAAGAAAAGTTGA